Proteins encoded together in one Neobacillus sp. FSL H8-0543 window:
- a CDS encoding class I SAM-dependent RNA methyltransferase, translating to MGKYQLIATAAMGLESLVAKEVRALGYECEVENGKVIYTGDETAIARSNLWLRTADRVKIRVGEFKALTFDELFEKTKALPWEKFLPENAEFPVIGKSVKSTLFSVSDCQAIVKKAVVERLKKHYNRSTWFEENGAFFRIEVALLKDIATITIDTSGQGLHKRGYRVDQGEAPLKETLAAALVMLTNWKADHPFMDPFCGSGTIPIEAALIGQNIAPGFNREFASEGWDWIPEKIWDNARTEAEDLANYDQPLDILGTDIDHRMVKIAQENAFEAGLGDLIKFKQMQVRDISTPKEYGVIVGNPPYGERIGDKPEVEHMYKEMGQAFNKLDTWSIYILTSNEEFEQLYGKRATKKRKLFNGFIRTDLYQYWGKRPPRSFE from the coding sequence ATGGGAAAATATCAATTAATAGCGACCGCAGCAATGGGACTTGAGTCTTTAGTGGCAAAAGAAGTTCGTGCATTGGGATATGAATGTGAAGTGGAAAATGGAAAAGTAATTTACACAGGTGATGAGACAGCGATTGCCCGAAGTAATTTATGGCTCCGCACAGCTGATAGGGTAAAAATAAGGGTAGGAGAATTTAAAGCATTGACCTTCGATGAGTTATTTGAAAAGACGAAGGCACTGCCATGGGAAAAATTTCTCCCCGAGAATGCGGAATTCCCTGTAATCGGTAAGTCGGTCAAATCAACACTTTTTAGTGTTTCTGATTGCCAGGCAATTGTAAAAAAGGCAGTTGTGGAAAGATTAAAAAAACATTATAACCGTAGTACTTGGTTTGAGGAGAACGGCGCCTTTTTTCGGATTGAAGTGGCATTGTTAAAGGATATTGCTACGATTACGATTGATACGAGTGGTCAAGGACTTCACAAACGGGGCTATCGCGTTGACCAAGGAGAAGCACCGTTAAAGGAGACCCTTGCAGCTGCATTAGTGATGCTGACTAACTGGAAGGCAGATCATCCGTTTATGGACCCTTTCTGTGGTTCTGGTACGATTCCAATTGAGGCCGCATTGATAGGGCAAAATATTGCTCCTGGATTTAACCGTGAATTTGCTTCAGAAGGATGGGATTGGATCCCTGAAAAGATATGGGATAATGCTCGAACAGAGGCTGAGGACTTAGCGAACTATGATCAGCCACTCGACATCCTAGGTACGGATATCGATCACCGGATGGTTAAGATTGCTCAAGAAAATGCCTTTGAAGCGGGCCTTGGTGACCTCATTAAATTTAAACAAATGCAAGTTAGAGATATCTCAACACCTAAAGAATACGGTGTAATTGTTGGTAATCCTCCCTATGGGGAAAGGATCGGAGATAAACCTGAAGTCGAGCATATGTATAAGGAAATGGGTCAGGCATTCAACAAGCTTGATACATGGTCAATTTATATTTTGACCTCAAATGAAGAGTTTGAACAACTTTATGGCAAGCGGGCAACTAAAAAAAGAAAGCTTTTCAATGGTTTTATTCGAACAGATTTGTATCAATATTGGGGAAAAAGACCTCCTCGTTCCTTCGAGTAA
- the gpsB gene encoding cell division regulator GpsB produces the protein MQSDKVKLTAKEILEKEFKTGVRGYKQEDVDKYLDLIIKDYEAFQQEIEDLQQENLRLRKQLEESSRRQPVTQPAGTTNFDILKRLSNLEKHVFGNKLYD, from the coding sequence ATGCAGTCCGATAAAGTGAAATTAACAGCGAAGGAAATATTGGAGAAAGAATTTAAGACTGGTGTAAGAGGTTATAAACAAGAAGATGTAGATAAATATTTAGATTTAATTATTAAGGATTATGAAGCATTTCAACAGGAGATAGAAGACCTTCAACAAGAAAATCTTCGATTACGTAAGCAGCTTGAAGAGTCGTCAAGACGACAGCCTGTGACGCAGCCAGCTGGAACCACGAATTTTGATATTTTAAAGCGACTATCTAATCTTGAAAAGCATGTATTTGGTAATAAATTATATGATTAA
- a CDS encoding DUF1273 domain-containing protein — protein sequence MKVIAISGYKAFELGIFKKDHPSATFIKAAIKKDLITMLDDGLEWVLISGQLGTELWAAEVVFELQLDYPDLKLAVITPFLKQEDSWNETNKEWYATVLAQADFIDSVSKKGYEKPLQFRVKNQFFIEKSDAILLFYDQEKEGSPKYIYEMATQYQNNHAYPIHLITFYDLQSIVEEEEQKRMDF from the coding sequence ATTAAAGTAATAGCAATTTCGGGTTACAAAGCTTTTGAATTAGGAATTTTTAAAAAAGACCATCCATCCGCTACTTTTATTAAAGCAGCAATAAAAAAGGACTTAATAACGATGCTTGATGACGGATTAGAGTGGGTGCTAATTAGTGGTCAGTTAGGTACGGAGCTTTGGGCAGCAGAGGTAGTATTTGAGCTTCAGCTCGATTATCCTGATTTGAAATTAGCTGTGATTACACCTTTTCTAAAACAGGAAGACTCGTGGAATGAAACAAATAAGGAATGGTATGCAACGGTACTTGCTCAGGCAGATTTCATTGATTCCGTATCAAAAAAAGGATATGAAAAGCCCTTACAGTTTCGCGTGAAAAATCAATTCTTCATAGAAAAAAGTGACGCAATTCTTCTGTTTTACGATCAAGAAAAAGAAGGAAGTCCGAAATACATATACGAAATGGCAACTCAATATCAAAATAATCACGCCTATCCTATTCATTTGATTACATTTTATGACTTACAGTCAATTGTTGAGGAAGAAGAACAAAAGCGCATGGATTTTTAA
- a CDS encoding CotD family spore coat protein, which produces MYLGTNFAPPVIHPTKQLVNHTFSTTVVPHIHPVHTTTINHHLFQHKHYCPQTASTCEVCCNQHVDCCCPGGPIPVAPMATGPAPSNVLPSTNVLPPRPGFGPGGPGFGPGGPGFGPGGPGFGPGGPGFGPGGPGFGPGMGPGMGPGMAPGMGPGMAPGMGPGMAPGMGPGMGPRPYPGQRPSWR; this is translated from the coding sequence TTGTATCTTGGAACCAATTTTGCGCCGCCAGTCATCCATCCGACTAAACAATTAGTGAACCACACGTTCTCAACGACTGTGGTCCCGCATATTCATCCTGTACACACAACAACAATCAATCATCATCTGTTCCAGCATAAACACTATTGTCCGCAAACAGCTTCAACGTGTGAAGTGTGTTGTAATCAGCACGTTGATTGTTGTTGTCCTGGAGGTCCTATTCCTGTGGCACCAATGGCTACTGGTCCTGCACCAAGTAATGTTTTACCATCAACTAACGTTTTACCACCTAGACCAGGCTTTGGCCCAGGAGGCCCAGGCTTTGGCCCAGGAGGCCCAGGCTTTGGCCCAGGAGGCCCAGGTTTTGGCCCAGGAGGCCCAGGTTTTGGACCAGGAGGCCCAGGTTTTGGACCAGGAATGGGACCAGGCATGGGACCGGGCATGGCACCAGGAATGGGACCAGGCATGGCACCAGGAATGGGACCAGGCATGGCACCAGGAATGGGTCCAGGCATGGGACCAAGACCATACCCAGGTCAACGACCTTCCTGGAGATAA
- a CDS encoding ribonuclease H-like domain-containing protein, whose protein sequence is MKNHISHVGETETHKSDYSLLGNPNKNIEEIPFRETWREINAEPYYYEGEYIFIREVKYPLDHKHGHYKFSDLYTAKEVWTNRDLNHPFSMKDFEMSEMVFFDTETTGLSGTGTQIFLLGIAYFTDKDLTLKQYFLPSPSSEVAQFNYFLNDIGRFRLMASYNGKSFDWPQLITRHTLVRQNVPKLPALGHFDLYHAARRLWKHKLERTNLSIVEKDVLGIDRVDDIPGYLAPMIYFDFIESRQPKGIHGIMKHNEIDILSLVTLYTHLTFQLCGMDMKQTRKESFEVGRWFAAIGEKAEAEQVLTKLVDGSDVTSLQAKLALAYHYKKEKDWERALNLFVEVADTLDVNMSLEACIETAKIYEHKLKDYLSARDYCLKASKLNEESQLSKDKKGKVNDQLQNRFFRLEKRIEKHCEICNKIDTFI, encoded by the coding sequence ATGAAGAATCATATTTCTCACGTAGGTGAGACGGAGACACATAAGTCGGACTATTCCCTATTAGGTAATCCTAATAAGAATATTGAGGAAATTCCTTTCCGTGAGACATGGAGAGAAATTAATGCAGAACCGTACTACTACGAAGGGGAATATATTTTTATTCGTGAAGTGAAATATCCTTTAGACCATAAACATGGTCATTATAAATTTTCTGATTTATATACAGCAAAAGAGGTTTGGACAAATAGAGATTTAAACCATCCATTTTCCATGAAAGACTTTGAAATGTCAGAGATGGTCTTTTTTGATACAGAAACAACTGGGTTAAGCGGTACAGGAACACAAATATTTTTATTAGGAATAGCTTATTTCACAGACAAGGATTTGACCTTGAAACAGTATTTTCTTCCATCTCCAAGTTCTGAAGTTGCACAATTTAACTATTTTTTGAATGATATTGGAAGATTTCGTCTCATGGCTAGTTATAATGGTAAATCCTTTGACTGGCCGCAATTAATAACAAGGCATACGCTGGTAAGGCAGAATGTTCCAAAGCTCCCAGCGTTAGGCCATTTTGATTTATATCATGCTGCTAGGAGACTATGGAAGCATAAGTTGGAACGAACGAATCTTTCAATAGTCGAAAAGGATGTATTAGGTATTGATAGAGTGGATGATATTCCTGGTTACCTTGCTCCAATGATTTATTTTGATTTTATTGAAAGCAGACAGCCAAAGGGCATACACGGAATTATGAAGCATAATGAAATTGACATTCTTTCATTGGTGACCTTGTATACGCATCTCACCTTTCAGTTGTGCGGAATGGACATGAAGCAAACACGAAAAGAGTCATTTGAAGTGGGCAGATGGTTCGCCGCCATTGGGGAGAAGGCCGAAGCAGAACAAGTATTGACGAAGCTCGTTGATGGCAGTGATGTTACCTCTTTACAAGCAAAACTAGCATTAGCCTATCACTATAAGAAAGAAAAGGACTGGGAAAGGGCGTTAAATTTATTTGTAGAAGTGGCAGATACTCTGGATGTCAATATGAGTTTGGAGGCATGTATAGAAACAGCAAAGATCTATGAACATAAATTGAAAGATTATTTGTCTGCAAGGGATTATTGTCTAAAAGCATCTAAATTAAACGAGGAGAGTCAATTATCAAAAGATAAAAAAGGAAAAGTAAATGACCAGCTTCAAAATAGATTTTTTCGCTTAGAAAAAAGGATTGAAAAACACTGTGAAATTTGTAACAAAATAGACACATTTATTTAG
- a CDS encoding DEAD/DEAH box helicase — protein MKFKKNLQEVLADLKINDAFKENIVTWKTIEEKKAQTVPLPEDLHREIRASLKSKGIEKLYTHQRSSYEKIMTGNSIVAVTPTASGKTLCYNLPVLQTILSNPSARALYMFPTKALAQDQKSEINEIIQAAGVDINSYTYDGDTPANIRQRVRKAGHVVITNPDMLHSAILPHHTKWVSLFENLKFVVIDELHTYRGVFGSHVANVIRRLKRICRYYGSNPVFICTSATIANPLELAETLTEEKMVLIDNNGAPSGTKHFLFYNPPIVNKPLNIRRSATLEVRKIAGELLKNKIQTIVFARSRVRVEIILTYLQELVKNQLGVKSIMGYRGGYLPTERRKIEKGLRSGEIYGVVSTNALELGVDIGQLQVCIMTGYPGTISSAWQQAGRAGRRHGEALVIMVASSSPLDQYIIQNPDYFFTKSPETARINPDNLIILIDHMKCAAYELPFKVGEQFGNAGTEELLEYLTEERILYQNGDKWYWMNDSFPAHNISLRSASQENVIIIDQSDVANSRVIGEMDRFSAMTLLHDEAIYLHQGTQFQVEKLDWEEKKAFVREVDVDYFTDANLAVQLKVLDIDKLIQLEDAEFGYGDVSVRAMATIFKKIKFETHENIGSGPIHLPEEELHTNAAWISLNQSLAEMGHERLEQGLVGTAHALNHIAPLFVMADPQDIHVIPQVKADHNEKPTIFFYDRYPGGIGLSEKIYSGMKEVFTETKKMIDNCRCESGCPSCIGADTMGDTAKKDALKIIDAFLFPRGKSV, from the coding sequence ATGAAATTTAAAAAGAATTTGCAGGAAGTACTCGCAGATTTAAAAATAAATGATGCTTTTAAAGAAAATATCGTGACATGGAAGACAATTGAGGAAAAGAAAGCCCAAACCGTTCCACTTCCCGAAGATCTCCATCGTGAAATTAGAGCATCGCTTAAAAGTAAAGGAATCGAAAAACTATATACGCATCAAAGATCTTCTTATGAAAAGATTATGACTGGTAACAGCATTGTAGCGGTCACACCAACTGCCTCTGGTAAAACATTATGCTATAACCTACCTGTGCTTCAGACGATTCTTTCGAATCCAAGCGCGCGTGCACTCTATATGTTTCCAACAAAGGCACTTGCACAGGATCAGAAAAGTGAAATCAATGAAATTATTCAAGCTGCGGGTGTTGATATCAATAGCTATACATATGATGGGGACACACCAGCGAATATTCGCCAAAGAGTCCGCAAAGCAGGGCATGTAGTCATCACCAATCCAGATATGCTTCATTCAGCGATACTACCGCATCATACAAAGTGGGTTTCGTTATTTGAAAACCTTAAATTTGTCGTCATTGACGAGCTTCACACCTACCGAGGTGTTTTCGGGAGCCATGTTGCCAATGTTATTCGCAGGTTAAAACGAATTTGCCGCTATTACGGAAGCAACCCCGTTTTTATTTGTACATCTGCTACTATCGCTAATCCATTAGAGCTTGCAGAAACTTTAACAGAGGAAAAAATGGTTCTTATTGATAACAATGGTGCTCCCAGTGGAACAAAACACTTTCTATTCTATAATCCACCAATTGTTAATAAACCGTTAAATATAAGAAGAAGTGCCACACTAGAGGTCCGGAAAATTGCAGGTGAACTATTGAAAAATAAAATTCAAACGATTGTCTTTGCAAGGAGTCGGGTTAGAGTTGAGATTATTCTTACGTATCTTCAGGAACTGGTAAAAAACCAATTGGGTGTTAAATCAATTATGGGCTACCGTGGAGGGTATTTGCCTACTGAAAGAAGGAAAATTGAGAAAGGGCTTCGCTCTGGAGAAATATACGGTGTCGTCAGTACGAATGCACTCGAGCTGGGAGTTGATATTGGTCAGTTGCAGGTGTGTATTATGACTGGTTATCCTGGTACGATTTCTAGTGCCTGGCAGCAGGCAGGAAGAGCGGGTAGAAGGCATGGAGAGGCACTTGTCATCATGGTTGCCAGTTCAAGTCCGCTAGATCAATATATCATCCAGAACCCGGATTACTTTTTTACTAAAAGTCCAGAAACAGCTAGGATTAATCCTGATAATCTGATTATATTAATCGATCATATGAAGTGTGCAGCGTATGAGCTTCCATTTAAGGTCGGCGAGCAGTTTGGAAATGCTGGAACAGAAGAGTTGCTTGAATATTTGACGGAGGAGCGAATCCTTTATCAAAACGGTGATAAATGGTATTGGATGAATGATTCGTTTCCAGCTCATAACATCAGCCTGCGCTCAGCTTCTCAGGAAAATGTCATCATTATCGACCAGTCAGATGTTGCGAACAGCAGAGTTATTGGTGAAATGGACCGTTTTTCAGCGATGACGCTGCTTCACGATGAAGCAATTTATTTACACCAAGGAACTCAATTTCAAGTTGAGAAGCTTGATTGGGAGGAGAAAAAGGCATTTGTCAGGGAAGTTGATGTTGATTATTTTACTGATGCAAATTTAGCTGTTCAATTAAAGGTGCTGGATATCGACAAGCTCATCCAATTGGAGGATGCGGAATTTGGCTATGGGGATGTTAGTGTTCGAGCAATGGCAACGATATTTAAGAAAATAAAATTTGAGACACATGAAAATATCGGATCAGGACCAATACATCTCCCAGAAGAAGAACTTCACACAAATGCTGCATGGATCTCATTGAATCAATCGCTAGCCGAAATGGGGCATGAACGTTTAGAGCAGGGATTGGTTGGTACGGCCCATGCCTTAAATCATATTGCACCATTATTCGTGATGGCTGATCCACAGGATATTCATGTAATACCCCAGGTCAAGGCTGACCATAACGAGAAACCGACCATTTTCTTTTATGATCGATACCCAGGCGGTATTGGTTTAAGCGAAAAGATATATTCTGGTATGAAAGAAGTATTTACAGAAACCAAGAAAATGATCGATAATTGCCGATGTGAATCTGGTTGTCCATCATGTATCGGCGCAGATACAATGGGGGATACGGCCAAAAAAGATGCATTAAAAATTATTGATGCTTTTTTATTCCCTCGTGGAAAATCTGTATAA